From a region of the Campylobacter anatolicus genome:
- the flgE gene encoding flagellar hook protein FlgE codes for MMRSLWSGVSGLQAHQIAMDVEGNNIANVNTVGFKYSRANFADMLSQTPRIATAPQGELGGQNAMQIGLGTSINSTTRIFSQGTLQSTDKNTDLALQGNGFFVVSPDGGKTDYYTRNGDFVRDKVGNFVNNSGYIAQGWTRDEETGTIDTTAPISNIVIKEGLTTPARATTVINMKGNLDSGNDIGSRSRPVYALDSATGGRDYDGDGVIMATEIHNENDINSNQFYTNSKNEQVLTERGVDMGVVFDELGNGLALRDNQGIWVSYANAKTQPVTIGSTQPQNIGQLTAPNNTLNITLNGTTINATGLNSISDVAAAINAQYNRTGVRAEISAGNQLTLINRNNSGTTANTKNIHLTVNGGNTIAGLVSKDIITAYQYTYSSSQTTATHLPQDTIPRTFTTTEDLRAAIQKDARYYVDYDGDGNINANENAVTANTIAETAFRNGRNLQAVTNAFAGLTQAQQTAYANYLQAYTTAYNATAGNDDIKNAAGLAAIKNSFGTDANDGVKLTLNREGQFQLENPKNDVSDQALYFTVTGLTKESTGNAQAVNENTRLTTIMSALEGSLSPGQAVRNSGKMMMSAHGSTVEIHDSLGTKHTVSVKWTKIGTTTDGGTEWGMVIQVPEPAEINFSGEGPANVVTGSLRFNADGSLASFNPASITFTGNNGSQAGQSVRLNFGLGTDFNGLTSFDKDSTTESISQDGYEGGTLKDVKVDETGTIIGAFSNGISLGLAQVAVATFTNNEGLQAEGGNIFSRTANSGEPVIGVAGSGDKGTIAAAKLEQSNVDLSRALTQLIVVQRGFQANSKTITTSDEMLNTLLQLK; via the coding sequence ATGATGAGATCACTTTGGTCTGGTGTATCAGGACTTCAGGCACACCAGATAGCGATGGATGTCGAGGGCAACAACATAGCAAATGTAAATACTGTAGGCTTTAAATATTCACGTGCAAATTTTGCAGATATGCTTAGTCAAACACCACGTATCGCTACTGCCCCACAAGGCGAACTAGGTGGTCAAAACGCTATGCAAATAGGTCTTGGCACAAGTATAAACTCAACAACTAGAATTTTCTCTCAAGGCACTTTACAATCAACTGATAAAAATACTGATTTAGCTTTGCAAGGTAATGGATTTTTTGTCGTATCACCAGATGGCGGAAAGACGGATTATTACACTCGTAACGGCGACTTCGTACGTGATAAAGTTGGAAATTTTGTCAATAACTCAGGTTATATCGCACAGGGCTGGACGCGAGATGAAGAGACTGGAACTATCGATACTACCGCACCTATAAGCAACATCGTGATAAAAGAGGGATTGACCACACCAGCACGTGCGACGACTGTTATAAATATGAAAGGCAACCTAGACTCAGGCAATGACATAGGCTCAAGAAGTAGACCAGTCTATGCACTAGACTCAGCCACTGGCGGACGCGACTACGACGGCGATGGCGTAATAATGGCGACTGAAATACACAACGAAAACGATATAAACTCAAATCAATTTTATACAAATTCCAAAAACGAGCAAGTGCTAACAGAGCGTGGCGTGGATATGGGCGTAGTATTTGATGAGCTTGGTAATGGCTTAGCACTTCGTGATAACCAAGGCATATGGGTAAGCTATGCAAATGCCAAAACTCAACCAGTAACAATAGGTAGCACACAGCCACAGAATATAGGACAGCTCACAGCACCCAATAATACACTAAACATCACACTAAATGGTACGACCATCAACGCAACAGGGCTAAATAGCATAAGCGACGTCGCAGCCGCTATAAATGCCCAATATAACCGAACTGGCGTTCGTGCTGAGATATCAGCTGGCAACCAACTAACACTAATAAACCGCAACAACTCAGGCACAACAGCAAATACTAAAAATATACATCTAACCGTAAATGGTGGGAATACAATAGCTGGTTTAGTAAGCAAAGATATCATAACAGCGTATCAATATACCTACTCAAGCTCACAAACAACAGCTACACACTTACCACAAGATACGATACCAAGGACATTTACTACGACTGAGGACTTGCGTGCAGCTATACAAAAAGATGCTAGATATTATGTGGATTATGATGGTGATGGGAATATAAATGCTAATGAAAATGCCGTAACAGCAAACACGATAGCTGAAACTGCATTTAGAAATGGCCGAAATTTACAAGCCGTTACAAATGCCTTTGCTGGACTAACTCAAGCCCAACAAACAGCGTATGCAAACTATCTACAAGCATATACCACAGCATATAATGCCACAGCTGGCAATGATGATATAAAAAATGCAGCTGGTCTTGCAGCTATAAAAAATTCTTTCGGTACTGACGCAAACGATGGAGTGAAGCTCACTTTAAATCGTGAAGGTCAGTTCCAACTAGAAAATCCAAAAAATGATGTCAGCGATCAAGCCTTATACTTTACCGTTACCGGTCTAACCAAAGAATCAACAGGCAACGCTCAAGCGGTCAATGAAAATACAAGACTAACAACGATAATGAGTGCTTTAGAGGGTTCACTAAGCCCAGGTCAAGCCGTGAGAAATAGTGGCAAGATGATGATGAGTGCTCACGGCTCGACAGTCGAGATCCACGACTCGCTCGGCACAAAGCACACAGTCAGCGTCAAATGGACAAAAATAGGAACCACAACAGACGGTGGCACAGAGTGGGGCATGGTTATACAGGTGCCAGAACCAGCCGAGATAAACTTCTCAGGAGAAGGTCCTGCAAACGTAGTAACTGGCTCACTTAGGTTTAATGCAGACGGTTCACTGGCTAGTTTTAACCCTGCTAGTATTACATTTACGGGCAACAATGGCTCACAAGCTGGTCAAAGTGTACGACTAAATTTTGGCTTAGGCACGGACTTTAACGGACTTACAAGTTTTGATAAGGACTCAACAACAGAGTCAATCTCACAAGACGGCTATGAGGGCGGAACACTAAAAGATGTCAAAGTCGATGAGACAGGCACCATCATCGGAGCATTCTCAAACGGCATAAGCTTAGGTCTAGCACAAGTAGCAGTAGCGACATTTACAAACAATGAGGGCTTACAAGCCGAGGGTGGTAATATCTTCTCACGCACTGCAAACTCAGGCGAACCAGTCATCGGCGTAGCTGGTAGCGGAGATAAAGGCACGATAGCAGCAGCAAAACTAGAGCAAAGCAACGTCGATCTTAGCCGTGCTTTAACTCAGCTCATAGTCGTGCAACGTGGCTTTCAAGCAAACTCAAAGACTATAACCACAAGCGATGAGATGCTAAATACACTACTTCAACTAAAATAA
- the accB gene encoding acetyl-CoA carboxylase biotin carboxyl carrier protein has translation MNKEDIKDLMEFFEKMDVNRIKIKEKDFEIELEKYTECVAPATPVAVSNPAVTPACTPVNVVVSAESKPAATTPKDSINSPMVGTFYAAPSPGATPFVKVGQRVRKGDVIGIIEAMKIMNEIEAEFDCQITEALVADGQPVEFGLPLFGVEKI, from the coding sequence ATGAATAAAGAAGACATAAAGGATTTAATGGAATTTTTTGAAAAAATGGATGTAAATCGTATCAAAATCAAAGAGAAAGATTTTGAGATAGAGCTTGAAAAATATACTGAATGTGTCGCTCCTGCCACACCAGTAGCGGTATCTAATCCAGCTGTAACTCCTGCTTGTACGCCTGTAAATGTCGTCGTAAGTGCTGAGAGTAAACCAGCTGCTACTACACCAAAAGATAGCATTAACTCACCTATGGTGGGGACATTTTATGCCGCTCCAAGCCCGGGTGCCACCCCTTTTGTAAAAGTGGGTCAAAGAGTGCGAAAGGGCGATGTTATCGGCATTATAGAGGCGATGAAGATTATGAATGAAATAGAAGCCGAGTTTGACTGCCAGATTACTGAAGCACTCGTAGCTGATGGACAACCTGTTGAGTTTGGTTTACCGTTATTTGGTGTGGAGAAAATTTAA